The following are encoded together in the Leucoraja erinacea ecotype New England chromosome 13, Leri_hhj_1, whole genome shotgun sequence genome:
- the sft2d2a gene encoding SFT2 domain containing 2a: MDKLKKVLNGEDSSTDDRGALSEVIEGSSLGWGTRVKGFLLCFVGGIICSILGVCFLWIPKRGLILFAVFYSIGNISSIGSTLFLMGPVKQLKKMFEPTRLIATIVMLVCLVCTLCSAFWWKKAGLALIFCVLQFFAMTWYSISYIPFARDAVMKCFTTCLA, encoded by the exons ATGGACAAGTTGAAGAAGGTGCTGAACGGGGAGGACTCGTCGACGGACGACCGTGGCGCGCTGAGCGAG GTAATTGAAGGAAGCTCCTTAGGATGGGGAACCAGAGTGAAAGGTTTTCTTCTCTGCTTTGTAGGTGGAATTATCTGCTCTATTTTG GGTGTGTGCTTTCTCTGGATTCCAAAAAGAGGGTTAATACTTTTCGCTGTCTTTTATAGCATTGGGAACATATCGTCCATTGGTAG TACATTGTTCCTGATGGGGCCTGTAAAAcaattgaaaaaaatgtttgagCCAACCCGATTGATTGCTACCATTGTGATGCTT GTTTGCCTGGTGTGTACACTATGCTCTGCATTTTGG TGGAAGAAAGCTGGGCTTGCTTTGATATTCTGTGTGTTGCAATTCTTCGCAATGACCTG GTATAGTATTTCGTATATTCCATTTGCAAG AGATGCAGTGATGAAGTGCTTCACAACTTGTTTGGCGTGA